The genomic segment TAGCCATTCTTTCACGAAGCTGTCTTTTAATTGACTCTTCCTGGCTTGTATCTCTAGCGCTGTTAATATCATGAGCATCATGAAAATTAAATAATGTGTTGTCATTTTGCTTCCATGCCTTCATTAACTGATAATAACGCATATCATTATCACCATCAAAAGCAACATAAGTTTTATTACGATAGGCCATTATTCATTCTCCCTTAATTCATATAAATTTACTTGGCTGAGTAAATCATTATGTATGATAATAGTTAATTTTGCAGGATATGCAAATTTAATTTTACTAATTTTAAAAGTCCAAATCATAATCCGTAACAATTCATTAATATCAATATCCTCAAAACCATTTTTAAACCTCGTTATTCCAGAACCAAATACTGGAACTATAACCGATCTTTGAGCATATAACCTATTAATTTCGTTCCAAAATGTTAAAAGAAAATTGACATATTCTTGAATAGTTAGTTCAGCTTGATTATTTTTATTAAATCGGCTAAAAGCAGTCAAAATATACTCATCGTCTATCAAAATTGAACTTCCAAGCCCATATTTTGTCGTTTTACCATGCTGCCGTCTTACTCCCTCTTCGACAATATTATTTTTTAAATCATCATCGTTTTTAATATCAGAGTTCAATTTCTCAACATCGTCAATATAGTTGATAATAAACTGGCCATTTAATGATTGTCTGGCAATTACTTTATCATCGACCATTGTATCAAAATATTCATTGAAAGCCACCGCTTTAAGTCCTTCTTCATCAAAAATATCACCAGACTTTACAAGAACCGTCGTGAGACCTATTTTAATAACTATTTGTTTCATTCTATTTGCTCTTATCCATATAAAAATATAAATAGCTAAAAGCAATGAAATATAAGCAACGCCTGCATAAAGTCGACAGTTATCAGGAATATCAAGAAAAATTAGTGCTCCTGACAATATTGCAGTAAGCGTAGCACATACTTTAGAAAATTGTTTTAAAATATCCCTATTAAATATATTTACTTTCAATTTCAATACTCCTAAAATATATTATTCATCTGACTACTAAATCATCATTTAGAGGAGATGGCAACTTCAATATTTGAAAATATGTTTCCTAATGTTTCTTCAGGAAAATCTACGATTGGTAACTATATTATTCCCAAACGTGGTAAAAATTTGCTATCAAAAGATGCGATAGTTGGAAAAGTTCCTGTTGTCGCTGGTGGACTACAACCTTCAACTTTTCATAATATTGCTAATACCAAATCACCAGTTCTTACAATTTCAGCATCTGGCCCTAATGCAGGGTATGTTAATTTATGGCATATACCAGTTTGGTCCTCCGACTCTTCATATATTGATACC from the Streptococcus constellatus subsp. constellatus genome contains:
- a CDS encoding macro domain-containing protein, with the translated sequence MKVNIFNRDILKQFSKVCATLTAILSGALIFLDIPDNCRLYAGVAYISLLLAIYIFIWIRANRMKQIVIKIGLTTVLVKSGDIFDEEGLKAVAFNEYFDTMVDDKVIARQSLNGQFIINYIDDVEKLNSDIKNDDDLKNNIVEEGVRRQHGKTTKYGLGSSILIDDEYILTAFSRFNKNNQAELTIQEYVNFLLTFWNEINRLYAQRSVIVPVFGSGITRFKNGFEDIDINELLRIMIWTFKISKIKFAYPAKLTIIIHNDLLSQVNLYELRENE